One genomic region from Streptomyces venezuelae encodes:
- a CDS encoding site-2 protease family protein yields the protein MNGSVRIGRVLGVPLLVHWTVPLLVVLFGYSLGSQTLPVWLPGRSNATYTVAGLLGALLLVGSLLAHEAAHAFIARRKDIPVQDVTLWALGGMTRMGKPRTAGAAFLVAVGGPLASLVVGAAALGAGVGLNALFGWAVPAAVLVWLAWVNVLLGLFNLLPAAPLDGGRVLQSVIWWRTGDRDRAERAAARCGQVLGFLLVAGGWVLLLRGSLGGLWLMVIGFFVLVVAGAERRQAGMAAALHGVRAADAMSSPVETCPDWLTVERCVDDVAMRARHSVLPLIDFEGRPSGLVDLTRFAGIPAPQRRTVRVRDVATPLSQCTTCAPDDLLEGVLEGARPSRSGIWILVTVGPLLVGVVTAGDIARLVQRHSLRGTKGVPDSDADNW from the coding sequence ATGAACGGCTCGGTTCGGATCGGACGGGTTCTCGGCGTGCCGCTGCTCGTTCACTGGACGGTGCCCCTGCTTGTGGTGCTCTTCGGATACAGCCTGGGCAGCCAGACACTCCCCGTCTGGCTACCGGGCCGGTCGAACGCGACGTACACGGTCGCGGGGCTGCTGGGGGCCCTGCTGCTCGTCGGCAGCCTGCTGGCTCATGAGGCCGCGCACGCGTTCATCGCCCGGAGGAAGGACATCCCCGTCCAGGACGTCACGCTCTGGGCCCTGGGCGGGATGACCCGGATGGGCAAGCCGCGCACGGCCGGCGCGGCCTTCCTCGTGGCCGTCGGCGGGCCGCTCGCCAGCCTCGTCGTGGGCGCGGCGGCGCTCGGGGCGGGCGTCGGACTGAACGCGTTGTTCGGCTGGGCGGTGCCGGCGGCCGTCCTGGTGTGGCTCGCGTGGGTGAACGTCCTGCTGGGGCTGTTCAACCTGCTGCCTGCCGCGCCGCTGGACGGCGGGCGTGTGCTGCAGTCGGTGATCTGGTGGCGTACCGGAGACCGGGACCGGGCCGAACGAGCGGCCGCGCGCTGCGGCCAGGTACTCGGCTTCCTGCTTGTCGCCGGCGGCTGGGTCTTGCTCCTGCGCGGCTCCTTGGGCGGTCTGTGGCTGATGGTCATCGGCTTCTTCGTCCTGGTCGTCGCCGGCGCGGAGCGACGGCAGGCCGGAATGGCCGCGGCCCTGCACGGGGTACGAGCGGCCGATGCCATGTCGAGCCCCGTGGAGACCTGTCCCGACTGGCTCACGGTGGAACGCTGCGTCGACGACGTGGCGATGCGGGCCCGCCATTCCGTCCTGCCCCTGATCGACTTCGAAGGCCGCCCCAGCGGCCTGGTCGACCTGACACGGTTCGCGGGAATCCCCGCGCCGCAGCGCAGGACCGTGCGCGTACGTGACGTGGCGACCCCGCTGTCGCAGTGCACGACCTGTGCGCCGGACGACCTCCTGGAAGGCGTATTGGAGGGGGCTCGCCCCAGCCGGAGCGGCATATGGATCCTCGTCACCGTCGGCCCGCTCCTGGTGGGCGTCGTCACCGCAGGCGACATCGCCCGTCTCGTCCAGCGCCACTCGCTGCGCGGTACGAAGGGCGTTCCGGACAGCGACGCGGACAACTGGTGA
- a CDS encoding CBS domain-containing protein — protein sequence MRARDLTWPCIPVRRDTTLREAAELLVRERAPVLVVVSEDGHPLALVPATRVLAAALPDAVRADPLLAAVVGESLDADVRARAASLRLADVLPKRLPAPAVVSPDASPVQMASLMERTGRPVVLVVDYDGDEPHLLGTVDAATLLQHYL from the coding sequence ATGCGCGCACGTGACCTGACCTGGCCCTGCATCCCGGTCCGCCGGGACACCACCCTGCGCGAAGCAGCCGAACTCCTGGTCCGCGAACGTGCCCCGGTACTCGTCGTCGTGAGCGAGGACGGACACCCCTTGGCCCTCGTCCCCGCAACACGAGTCCTGGCCGCGGCCCTGCCCGACGCCGTACGGGCCGACCCGCTCCTCGCCGCCGTCGTGGGCGAGTCGCTCGATGCCGACGTCCGCGCACGCGCCGCCTCGCTCCGCCTTGCCGACGTACTGCCCAAGCGCCTGCCCGCGCCGGCCGTCGTCAGCCCCGACGCCTCACCGGTCCAGATGGCCTCGCTCATGGAACGCACCGGCCGCCCCGTCGTCCTGGTCGTCGACTACGACGGGGACGAGCCCCACCTGCTCGGCACCGTCGACGCGGCCACCCTGCTCCAGCACTACCTCTGA
- a CDS encoding cation:proton antiporter — MVLVAVFGAALLVAVLLSGLAARTVLSTSLLFLLGGALVSDGFLGLIHISPQSEIVSVTADLALFAVLFTDGMHVSFAKLRANWRNPARALGLGMPLACVGMALITHYLVGLDWTTSFLVGAVLAPTDPVFASAVVGRKEVPARLRELLNVESGINDGLALPVVLILIAAAGPTAAGVEASYGNIALELGLGLAFGVLLPLLVTGLVRFRLLGAEPKLQPLLPLATGIILYAACHLTHANPYLAAFSAGAVLAAVSPESHKAFEPLGESLAELAKFAALLVFGALLTPQLFGDLSLGGYVAVVLAIVLIRPASLLLSLWGTRIDRREKLVAAWFGPKGFASVVYGLLVLQAGIPQGQEAYTLIAVCIAFSIVAHSSTDVPIARLFHVDDLVDTGSVPRTHTDGTSTSKALPHART; from the coding sequence ATGGTGCTCGTCGCCGTCTTCGGGGCCGCGCTGCTCGTCGCGGTCCTGCTGTCCGGGCTCGCCGCCCGCACCGTCCTGTCGACCTCGCTGCTCTTCCTCCTCGGCGGGGCGCTCGTCAGCGACGGGTTCCTCGGCCTGATCCACATCTCACCGCAGAGCGAGATCGTGTCGGTCACCGCCGATCTCGCCCTCTTCGCCGTGCTGTTCACCGACGGCATGCACGTGTCCTTCGCCAAGCTGCGGGCCAACTGGCGCAACCCCGCCCGCGCCCTCGGTCTCGGTATGCCGCTCGCATGCGTCGGCATGGCGCTGATCACGCATTATCTGGTCGGCCTGGACTGGACGACGTCGTTCCTCGTCGGCGCGGTCCTCGCCCCGACCGACCCGGTCTTCGCCTCCGCCGTCGTGGGCCGCAAGGAAGTCCCTGCGCGGCTGCGTGAACTCCTCAACGTGGAGAGCGGTATCAACGACGGACTCGCGCTGCCGGTGGTCCTGATCCTCATCGCCGCCGCCGGGCCGACCGCGGCAGGCGTAGAGGCGTCGTACGGGAACATCGCTCTGGAACTCGGCCTCGGCCTCGCCTTCGGTGTCCTGCTCCCGCTGCTCGTCACCGGGCTCGTACGGTTCCGGCTGCTGGGCGCCGAGCCCAAGCTCCAGCCGCTCCTGCCGCTGGCCACCGGGATCATCCTGTACGCCGCCTGCCACCTCACCCACGCCAACCCCTACCTCGCCGCGTTCTCCGCCGGCGCCGTCCTCGCGGCCGTCTCCCCGGAGTCCCACAAGGCGTTCGAGCCCCTGGGCGAGTCGCTCGCCGAACTCGCCAAGTTCGCCGCCCTCCTCGTCTTCGGCGCCCTCCTCACCCCCCAGCTCTTCGGAGACCTGTCCCTCGGCGGCTACGTCGCCGTGGTCCTGGCGATCGTCCTCATCCGGCCCGCGTCTCTGCTTCTCTCCCTGTGGGGCACCCGTATCGACCGTCGGGAGAAGCTCGTCGCCGCCTGGTTCGGCCCCAAGGGGTTCGCCTCCGTCGTCTACGGCCTCCTCGTCCTCCAGGCAGGAATCCCGCAGGGCCAGGAGGCGTACACCCTGATCGCGGTGTGCATCGCCTTCTCGATCGTCGCCCACAGCAGCACCGATGTACCCATCGCCCGCCTCTTCCACGTCGACGACCTCGTCGACACCGGCTCCGTACCCCGGACGCACACCGACGGCACCTCGACGAGCAAGGCACTTCCCCATGCGCGCACGTGA
- a CDS encoding STAS domain-containing protein, giving the protein MLHPRRERSVVRLKGDLGTASVKHISRVLRAALRGTPSVLEVDFSRVTHLSPEAVLPLFLAARGARGQGTRFAIVRAHGQPAVMVRRMGLERYLSAGRSSR; this is encoded by the coding sequence GTGCTGCATCCCCGCCGGGAGAGGTCGGTGGTCCGTCTGAAGGGCGATCTCGGCACCGCATCCGTGAAGCACATCAGCCGTGTGCTCCGCGCGGCACTGCGTGGCACGCCGAGCGTGCTTGAGGTGGACTTCTCCCGCGTCACTCACCTGTCGCCGGAGGCCGTGTTGCCGCTGTTCCTGGCCGCACGTGGGGCGCGCGGCCAGGGGACGCGGTTCGCCATCGTCCGCGCGCATGGTCAGCCGGCGGTGATGGTGCGCAGGATGGGTCTGGAGCGCTATCTGTCCGCGGGACGTTCCAGCCGGTAG
- the nhaA gene encoding Na+/H+ antiporter NhaA, with protein MSQTRQRKVVFGLLPWPERQAITEALRTETVGGLVLLAAAVVALVWANSPWSEAYASVRDFHFGIPALGLDLSVGHWTADGLLAVFFLVAGIELKRELVVGELRTPATAALPVVAAFCGMAVPAALYALTAAAGGGSLDGWAVPMATDIAFALAVLAVISTHLPSALRAFLLTLAVVDDLGAILIIAVFFTSDLNFWALGGAFGGLAVFYALQRLRVRGWWWYVPLGLATWALMYNSGVHATVAGVAMGLILRTTRDKDEERSPAARVSHLVHPFSAGVAVPLFALFAAGVSVSGAALTHVFTDPEPLAVLVGLVAGKILGVFLGTYLAARFTRAQLNPDLAWADVLGLAALAGIGFTVALLIGELAFPAAAEAEHVKAAVLVGSLTAAALAAVLLRRRNRIYKRLYEEEERDDDADGIPDIYRTGAPGTVR; from the coding sequence ATGTCCCAGACGCGCCAGCGTAAAGTCGTCTTCGGACTGCTGCCCTGGCCCGAACGACAAGCGATCACCGAGGCGCTGCGCACCGAGACGGTCGGCGGTCTCGTTCTGCTCGCCGCAGCCGTCGTCGCCCTGGTCTGGGCCAACAGCCCCTGGAGTGAGGCGTACGCGAGCGTCCGCGACTTCCACTTCGGTATACCCGCCCTCGGGCTGGACCTGTCGGTCGGCCACTGGACAGCCGACGGTCTGCTCGCCGTCTTCTTCCTCGTCGCGGGCATCGAGCTGAAACGTGAACTCGTCGTCGGCGAGCTCCGCACGCCCGCGACGGCAGCGCTGCCCGTGGTCGCGGCGTTCTGCGGGATGGCCGTGCCCGCCGCGCTCTACGCCCTCACCGCGGCGGCGGGCGGCGGAAGCCTCGACGGCTGGGCCGTACCGATGGCCACCGACATCGCCTTCGCCCTCGCGGTCCTCGCGGTCATCAGCACCCATCTGCCTTCCGCGCTAAGGGCGTTCCTGCTCACCCTCGCGGTCGTCGACGACCTCGGTGCCATCCTCATCATCGCTGTCTTCTTCACCTCCGACCTCAACTTCTGGGCGCTCGGTGGGGCGTTCGGAGGTCTGGCCGTCTTCTACGCCCTCCAGCGCCTCCGTGTGCGCGGATGGTGGTGGTACGTGCCGCTCGGTCTCGCGACCTGGGCGCTGATGTACAACTCCGGCGTCCACGCCACCGTCGCCGGCGTCGCCATGGGCCTGATCCTGCGCACCACCCGCGACAAGGACGAGGAGCGCAGTCCGGCGGCCCGCGTCTCGCACCTGGTCCACCCCTTCTCCGCAGGAGTCGCCGTCCCGCTCTTCGCGCTCTTCGCCGCCGGGGTGAGCGTGTCCGGAGCGGCCTTGACCCACGTCTTCACCGACCCGGAGCCGCTCGCCGTCCTCGTCGGTCTGGTCGCGGGCAAGATCCTGGGCGTCTTCCTCGGCACCTACCTGGCCGCGCGCTTCACCCGCGCCCAGCTCAATCCTGACCTCGCCTGGGCGGACGTCCTCGGTCTCGCCGCCCTCGCCGGGATCGGGTTCACTGTCGCCCTCCTCATCGGCGAACTCGCCTTCCCGGCCGCGGCCGAGGCCGAGCACGTCAAGGCCGCGGTCCTCGTCGGCTCCCTCACCGCGGCCGCCCTCGCCGCCGTACTCCTGCGTCGCCGCAACCGCATCTACAAGCGGCTGTACGAGGAAGAGGAACGCGACGACGATGCCGACGGCATCCCCGACATCTACCGGACAGGCGCTCCGGGAACCGTCCGGTGA
- a CDS encoding alanine/glycine:cation symporter family protein, which produces MSLDSFTQSVDEAVSGFFEPIATWLGEIVFYSVPVGGTELPLIVAWLVVAGLVFTGWFGFVQLRKFRLAVDVVRGKYDEKGSAGEVNHFQALTAAVSGTVGLGNIAGVAVAVSIGGPGATFWMILCGLLGMATKFVEVTLGVKYREVHADGTVSGGPMHYLPKGLAERFGKNGKTLGKVLAVLASFMILFFGLFGGNLFQVNQSYAQLVSVTGGENGALGSSAGALFFGILIAALVGIVLLGGIRSIASVTSKLVPAMAGIYIAACLVVIAVNASAVPSAVSTIIEGAFNPEGVAGGVLGALIIGFKRAAFSNEAGLGSAPIAHSAVKTKHPASEGLVALLEPFIDTVVICTMTALTIVIANPASYVELRDGGESIGGVTITSDAFGTVMPWFPYILTVAVMLFAISTVLTWGYYCMKAWTHLFGRSRTSELTFKVLYTLFAVAGSLLTLQTLIDMADAVLFMLAVINIIGLYLLAPVVKRELNTFLAFVKKRDAGLDTDGETDPDQEPVKTTV; this is translated from the coding sequence GTGTCACTCGATTCCTTCACCCAGTCCGTCGACGAGGCGGTCAGCGGCTTCTTCGAGCCGATAGCCACTTGGCTCGGCGAGATCGTCTTCTACTCCGTGCCCGTCGGTGGCACCGAGCTGCCCCTGATCGTCGCCTGGCTCGTCGTCGCCGGTCTGGTGTTCACCGGCTGGTTCGGCTTCGTCCAGCTGCGCAAGTTCCGGCTCGCCGTGGACGTGGTGCGCGGAAAGTACGACGAGAAGGGATCGGCCGGCGAGGTCAACCACTTCCAGGCGCTGACCGCCGCCGTCTCCGGCACCGTCGGCCTCGGCAACATCGCCGGTGTGGCCGTCGCGGTCTCCATCGGAGGCCCCGGCGCCACGTTCTGGATGATCCTGTGTGGCCTGCTCGGCATGGCCACCAAGTTCGTCGAGGTCACCCTCGGTGTGAAGTACCGCGAGGTGCACGCCGACGGCACCGTCTCCGGCGGCCCCATGCACTACCTGCCCAAGGGCCTGGCCGAACGCTTCGGCAAGAACGGCAAGACGCTCGGCAAGGTCCTCGCCGTCCTCGCCTCCTTCATGATCCTTTTCTTCGGCCTCTTCGGCGGCAACCTCTTCCAGGTCAACCAGTCCTACGCGCAGCTCGTCTCCGTCACCGGTGGCGAGAACGGCGCCCTGGGCTCCTCGGCCGGCGCGCTGTTCTTCGGCATCCTGATCGCGGCCCTCGTCGGCATCGTGCTCCTCGGCGGCATCCGCTCCATCGCCTCCGTCACCAGCAAGCTGGTCCCCGCGATGGCCGGCATCTACATCGCCGCCTGCCTCGTCGTCATCGCCGTCAACGCCTCCGCCGTGCCCTCCGCGGTCTCCACGATCATCGAGGGAGCCTTCAACCCCGAGGGTGTCGCCGGCGGTGTCCTGGGCGCGCTGATCATCGGCTTCAAGCGGGCCGCGTTCTCCAACGAGGCCGGTCTGGGCTCCGCCCCGATCGCCCACTCCGCGGTGAAGACCAAGCACCCCGCGAGCGAGGGCCTGGTCGCGCTCCTGGAGCCGTTCATCGACACGGTCGTCATCTGCACCATGACCGCCCTGACCATCGTCATCGCCAACCCCGCCAGCTATGTCGAGCTCCGTGACGGCGGCGAGTCCATCGGAGGCGTCACCATCACCTCCGACGCCTTCGGCACGGTCATGCCCTGGTTCCCGTACATCCTCACCGTCGCGGTGATGCTGTTCGCGATCTCCACGGTGCTGACCTGGGGCTACTACTGCATGAAGGCGTGGACGCACCTGTTCGGCCGCAGCAGGACCAGTGAGCTGACCTTCAAGGTCCTCTACACCCTCTTCGCGGTCGCGGGCTCCCTGCTCACCCTGCAGACGCTGATCGACATGGCCGACGCGGTGCTCTTCATGCTCGCCGTCATCAACATCATCGGCCTCTACCTCCTCGCCCCCGTCGTCAAGCGCGAGCTGAACACCTTCCTCGCCTTCGTCAAGAAGCGCGACGCGGGTCTCGACACCGACGGCGAGACCGACCCCGACCAGGAGCCGGTGAAGACCACCGTCTGA
- a CDS encoding DNA repair ATPase, with amino-acid sequence MSAGIDQDTYAVLRDRLAGQAAELGRRAVALNEARIAAFGSGELGLNGTGRVRTERACVPRDVVAVGDDLLLLGSHTPSTGSSETAVADVFTLYDRDLNALPQDAVPGLLDDPGFVREFAALHRYFRGARLLRLCRVEGRLLAVFRTGEQDDDLRVLRWSVDPAGGPRFLDAQGERDHVFPPAHDVDWVATTRDDHVLGRHPHIALDGRVFVSTVGGALTVKTENDTETTEGVHTEPVDEPLQSLADAEVAYAVVGALTLVRVRPYKEEAPRHLVFNALTGSVVRLDGIGQSCLRLPEDEGIVFPGGYCLASGAVKTFDTGASGLTFDRVVRSPDGGDFLFVFRTRTEGRSLLLPYNLIRKEIANPLACRGYALLDDGTMAVLRGDSAEPGRVHPMQMWRTPYTADTCVTSVGDGPLARIGNVDLVRGIADCLAIARQATELTPAGEVYEALAAACERAGDVHHWLGEPEVGDLGAPLTGIRGTLAQVLDEFETVTTLSRQAAEALAESARRISGLVRRVRGEAPATAEDWISRITELRQAQGHLVTLKEMRYADTAGIDTLAGDVEADITAAARRAVAHLQRADAFTAHHSDAERLEEEAGAITTVAGAAPIGKRLDAHTAGLRTLSEIIAGLDIGDATVRTSILERIADVLSALNRARALLAARRAELLDKEGRAEFAAELALLGQAVTGALAAAETPDRCDDQLGRLLLQLENLESRFAEHDGFLADIAERRTEVHDAFTVRKQSLQDARARRAEQLARSADRVLEAIARRASTLADLDEVHTYFASDPMVAKVRRTGSELRELGDQVRAEELEGRLGAARQEAGRALRDRTELFSDGGDTIRLGRHRFAVNRQTPELTLVPYEDTLALALTGTDYRAPVTDPDFAATRPFWDRTLPSESPQVYRAEYLAARLLAENGADGLAGADLGALTRRVAEAAYDEGYERGVHDHDAAAILEVVLRLHGRVGLLRYPAPARAAAQIFWGHTATADARDQWTCRAVALTRARDLFGAESAVDGLRRELAEEIGDPTAAAYLVEELASGVPGFAVSSAARTLLDKFRRAVGASAYDDALAALTEQSARRQLVEAWLTAYASASGELPDGDVVAEAVAVELCPGLDRYEVAAPMAATVTGLLGSHPRVEGRALELRLDEFLDRTRAFAEVSVPAFRAYQRQRAALVAAEHARLRVDEYRPRVMSSFVRNRLVDDVYLPLIGDNLAKQLGAAGNAKRSDSQGLLLLLSPPGYGKTTLIEYVAERLGLLLIKVDGPALGQRTTSLDPAEAPDATARREVEKIAFALAAGNNVLLYVDDIQHTSPEFLQKFISLCDATRTLNGHDLRGKRFAVCMAGNPYTESGHAFRVPDMLANRADVWNLGEVLTGKEEAFALSFVENALTSHPVLAPLAGRERSDLELLTRLAVGDPTARRDRLAHPYVPAELDRILAVLRHLLTARETVLAVNEEYIASAARADAARTEPPFRLQGSYRTMNKIAARITSAMNDAELAAVIDDHYTAEAQTLTTEAEANLLKLAALRGTLTPVQAERWAEVTAAYARTQTLGGSGDDPLGRAVVALGLLADRITAVETAITRATDPRHLLARPAGRHASRSDDAPAPARRQT; translated from the coding sequence ATGAGCGCGGGAATCGACCAGGACACGTACGCGGTACTCCGGGACCGGCTCGCCGGGCAGGCGGCGGAGCTGGGCAGGCGTGCCGTGGCCCTCAACGAGGCCCGGATCGCGGCCTTCGGTTCCGGCGAGCTCGGCCTGAACGGCACCGGCCGGGTGCGCACCGAGCGCGCCTGCGTCCCCCGGGACGTCGTCGCCGTCGGCGACGACCTGCTGCTCCTCGGCTCCCACACGCCGTCTACGGGATCTTCCGAGACGGCGGTCGCCGATGTCTTCACCCTCTACGACCGCGACCTGAACGCGCTGCCCCAGGACGCGGTGCCCGGTCTGCTGGACGACCCCGGCTTCGTGCGGGAGTTTGCCGCGCTGCACCGCTACTTCCGGGGTGCGCGGCTGCTGCGGCTGTGCCGGGTGGAGGGCCGGCTCCTCGCCGTCTTCCGGACCGGGGAGCAGGACGACGACCTCCGTGTCCTGCGCTGGTCCGTCGATCCGGCCGGAGGGCCGCGGTTCCTCGACGCCCAGGGCGAGCGCGACCACGTCTTTCCGCCCGCCCACGACGTCGACTGGGTGGCGACGACCCGCGACGACCACGTCCTGGGCCGCCACCCGCATATCGCGCTCGACGGCCGGGTCTTCGTCTCCACGGTCGGCGGGGCGTTGACGGTCAAGACGGAGAACGACACCGAGACGACCGAGGGCGTCCACACGGAGCCGGTCGACGAGCCGTTGCAGTCGCTGGCCGACGCCGAGGTGGCCTACGCGGTGGTGGGCGCCCTGACTCTCGTGCGTGTTCGCCCGTACAAGGAGGAGGCCCCCCGTCACCTCGTGTTCAACGCACTGACCGGGAGCGTGGTCAGGCTCGACGGCATCGGTCAGTCGTGTCTGCGGCTGCCCGAGGACGAGGGGATCGTGTTCCCGGGCGGCTACTGTCTGGCCTCCGGCGCCGTGAAGACCTTCGACACCGGCGCGTCGGGGCTGACCTTCGACCGGGTGGTCCGCTCGCCCGACGGGGGGGACTTCCTCTTCGTCTTCCGCACCCGGACCGAGGGCCGCAGCCTGCTCCTCCCGTACAACCTGATCCGCAAGGAGATCGCGAACCCGCTCGCGTGCCGTGGCTACGCGCTGCTCGACGACGGGACGATGGCCGTGCTCCGCGGCGATTCCGCGGAGCCCGGCCGGGTACACCCGATGCAGATGTGGCGGACGCCGTACACGGCCGACACCTGCGTGACGTCCGTGGGGGATGGTCCGCTGGCCCGCATCGGCAACGTGGACCTCGTCCGGGGGATCGCCGACTGTCTGGCGATCGCCCGGCAGGCGACCGAGCTCACACCGGCCGGCGAGGTGTACGAAGCACTCGCCGCCGCGTGTGAGCGTGCGGGGGACGTCCACCACTGGCTCGGAGAACCGGAAGTCGGAGACCTGGGCGCTCCGCTGACCGGGATCCGGGGCACGCTCGCGCAGGTCCTCGACGAGTTCGAGACCGTGACGACCCTCTCCCGGCAGGCTGCGGAGGCACTGGCGGAGTCGGCCCGACGGATCAGCGGGCTGGTCCGGCGTGTTCGGGGTGAGGCGCCGGCCACGGCCGAGGACTGGATCTCCCGGATCACCGAACTTCGCCAGGCGCAAGGGCACTTGGTGACCCTGAAGGAGATGCGGTACGCCGACACGGCCGGCATCGACACCCTCGCCGGTGACGTCGAGGCCGACATCACCGCGGCCGCCCGGCGGGCCGTCGCCCACCTCCAGCGCGCGGACGCCTTCACCGCCCACCACTCCGACGCGGAACGGCTGGAGGAGGAGGCCGGCGCCATCACCACGGTCGCGGGCGCGGCCCCGATCGGCAAGCGGCTCGACGCGCACACGGCCGGTCTGCGGACCCTCAGCGAGATCATCGCCGGACTCGACATAGGCGACGCCACCGTACGCACGTCGATCCTGGAGCGCATCGCCGACGTCCTGAGCGCGCTGAACCGCGCCCGCGCCCTCCTTGCCGCCCGCCGCGCCGAGCTCCTGGACAAGGAGGGCCGGGCGGAGTTCGCCGCCGAGCTCGCCCTGCTCGGCCAGGCCGTCACGGGTGCGCTGGCAGCCGCCGAAACCCCCGACCGCTGCGACGACCAACTCGGCCGACTCCTGCTCCAGCTGGAGAACCTGGAGTCCCGCTTCGCCGAGCACGACGGTTTCCTCGCTGACATCGCCGAGAGGCGCACTGAGGTCCACGACGCCTTCACGGTGCGCAAGCAGTCCCTCCAGGACGCCCGCGCTCGCCGCGCGGAGCAGCTCGCCAGGTCGGCTGACCGGGTACTGGAGGCGATCGCCCGGCGAGCCTCGACCCTGGCCGATCTGGACGAGGTACACACCTACTTCGCCTCCGACCCCATGGTCGCCAAGGTCCGGCGCACCGGCTCCGAGCTGCGGGAACTGGGCGACCAGGTACGGGCGGAGGAGCTGGAGGGCCGGCTTGGCGCGGCCCGTCAGGAGGCTGGGCGGGCGCTGCGGGACCGCACCGAGCTGTTCTCCGACGGCGGCGACACCATCCGCCTCGGCCGGCACCGCTTCGCCGTCAACCGGCAGACACCCGAACTGACCCTCGTCCCGTACGAGGACACTCTCGCCCTCGCCCTGACCGGTACCGACTACCGCGCGCCCGTCACCGACCCGGACTTCGCTGCGACCCGGCCGTTCTGGGACCGGACCCTGCCCTCCGAGTCGCCGCAGGTCTACCGTGCCGAATACCTTGCCGCGCGCCTGTTGGCCGAGAACGGAGCGGACGGCCTGGCCGGCGCGGACCTTGGCGCACTCACGCGGAGGGTCGCCGAGGCCGCGTACGACGAGGGGTACGAGCGCGGTGTCCACGACCACGACGCGGCGGCGATCCTGGAGGTCGTCCTGCGGCTGCACGGAAGGGTCGGACTGCTCAGGTACCCGGCCCCGGCACGCGCGGCCGCCCAGATCTTCTGGGGCCACACCGCCACCGCCGACGCCCGTGACCAGTGGACCTGCCGGGCGGTCGCGCTGACCCGGGCCCGCGACCTCTTCGGTGCGGAGTCCGCCGTCGACGGCCTGCGACGGGAGCTGGCCGAGGAGATCGGCGACCCGACGGCCGCCGCGTACCTGGTCGAGGAACTGGCCTCCGGCGTGCCGGGCTTCGCCGTTTCCAGCGCGGCGCGGACACTCCTGGACAAGTTCCGCCGCGCAGTTGGTGCCTCCGCGTACGACGATGCCCTCGCCGCACTCACGGAGCAGAGTGCACGGCGCCAGCTCGTCGAGGCCTGGCTCACTGCCTACGCCTCGGCCTCGGGGGAACTGCCCGACGGGGACGTGGTCGCCGAGGCCGTCGCGGTCGAGCTGTGTCCAGGCCTCGACCGGTACGAGGTGGCTGCCCCGATGGCGGCGACGGTCACCGGTCTGCTGGGCAGCCATCCCCGGGTGGAGGGGCGCGCCCTGGAACTGCGGCTGGACGAGTTCCTGGACAGGACACGGGCCTTCGCCGAGGTGAGCGTGCCGGCCTTCCGTGCCTACCAGCGGCAGCGGGCGGCCCTCGTCGCCGCCGAGCACGCCCGGCTCCGCGTGGACGAGTACCGCCCCCGGGTGATGTCGTCCTTCGTTCGCAACCGGCTCGTCGACGACGTCTACCTCCCGCTGATCGGGGACAACCTCGCCAAGCAGCTCGGCGCCGCGGGGAACGCCAAGCGCAGCGACTCCCAGGGGCTGCTCCTGCTCCTCTCTCCGCCCGGCTACGGCAAGACCACGCTGATCGAATACGTCGCCGAGCGCCTCGGCCTGCTCCTGATCAAGGTCGACGGCCCCGCCCTCGGGCAGCGCACGACCTCCCTCGACCCTGCCGAAGCACCCGACGCCACCGCGCGCAGGGAGGTGGAGAAGATCGCCTTCGCCCTGGCAGCGGGCAACAACGTCCTGCTGTACGTCGACGACATCCAGCACACCTCGCCGGAGTTCCTGCAGAAGTTCATCTCGCTCTGCGACGCCACGCGGACCCTGAACGGGCACGACCTGCGGGGCAAGCGCTTCGCGGTGTGCATGGCCGGCAACCCGTACACCGAGTCGGGGCACGCCTTCCGTGTCCCGGACATGCTCGCCAATCGGGCCGACGTGTGGAACCTCGGAGAGGTGCTGACCGGCAAGGAGGAAGCCTTCGCTCTCAGCTTCGTGGAGAACGCCCTCACATCCCACCCGGTCCTCGCGCCCCTCGCCGGCCGTGAACGCTCCGACCTGGAGCTGCTGACCCGGCTGGCGGTCGGCGACCCGACGGCACGCCGCGACCGCCTCGCCCATCCCTACGTCCCGGCCGAGCTCGACCGGATCCTCGCCGTCCTCCGGCACCTCCTCACCGCCCGCGAGACCGTCCTCGCCGTCAACGAGGAGTACATCGCCTCGGCCGCCCGCGCCGACGCGGCCCGCACCGAGCCGCCCTTCCGGCTCCAGGGCTCGTACCGCACCATGAACAAGATCGCTGCCCGCATCACGTCCGCGATGAACGACGCCGAACTCGCCGCCGTGATCGACGACCACTACACGGCCGAGGCCCAGACCCTTACCACCGAGGCCGAGGCAAACCTCCTCAAACTCGCGGCGCTGCGTGGCACTCTCACCCCGGTGCAGGCCGAGCGCTGGGCCGAGGTGACCGCCGCTTACGCACGCACCCAGACGCTCGGCGGCTCCGGAGACGACCCGCTCGGCCGGGCGGTCGTCGCCCTCGGTCTGCTCGCCGACCGCATCACCGCCGTCGAGACGGCGATCACCCGCGCCACCGATCCGCGCCACCTCCTTGCGCGTCCGGCGGGACGTCACGCGTCACGGTCCGATGACGCCCCCGCCCCGGCGCGCCGCCAGACCTGA